In the Prosthecomicrobium sp. N25 genome, one interval contains:
- a CDS encoding acetyl-CoA carboxylase carboxyltransferase subunit alpha — MRSYLEFEKPVADLEGQIQELRVLAERGEAVDVKEEIERLEAKAAQAMQDLYQKLTPWQKTQVARHPDRPHFVDYVGRLIEDFTPLAGDRKFAEDAAIMGGFGRFRGLSVAVLGHEKGSDTASRIEHNFGMARPEGYRKAVRLMELADRFDVPVISLIDTAGAYPGIGAEERGQAEAIARSTDACLALGVPNVAVVIGEGGSGGAIAIATANRVFMLEHAIYSVISPEGAASILWRDPAKAQDAATNMKITAQDLVKFKIVDGVIPEPVGGAHRAPEAVIDATGQAIAQALEGLKDLPREDIRRMRREKFLTLGRTL, encoded by the coding sequence ATGCGCAGCTATCTCGAATTCGAAAAGCCCGTCGCGGACCTCGAAGGGCAGATCCAGGAACTGCGGGTGCTCGCCGAGCGGGGCGAGGCGGTCGACGTCAAGGAGGAGATCGAGCGGCTGGAGGCGAAGGCCGCGCAGGCCATGCAGGACCTCTACCAGAAGCTCACGCCCTGGCAGAAGACGCAGGTCGCGCGCCATCCGGACCGTCCGCATTTCGTCGACTACGTGGGCCGGCTGATCGAGGATTTCACGCCGCTCGCCGGTGACCGCAAGTTCGCCGAGGATGCCGCCATCATGGGCGGCTTCGGGCGGTTCCGGGGCCTGTCGGTCGCGGTTCTGGGGCACGAGAAGGGGTCCGACACGGCGAGCCGCATCGAGCACAACTTCGGCATGGCGCGGCCGGAGGGCTACCGCAAGGCGGTGCGCCTGATGGAGCTCGCCGACCGCTTCGACGTGCCGGTGATCAGCCTCATCGACACCGCGGGCGCCTATCCGGGCATCGGCGCGGAGGAGCGCGGTCAGGCCGAGGCGATCGCGCGGTCCACCGACGCGTGCCTGGCGCTCGGCGTGCCCAACGTGGCGGTCGTCATCGGCGAGGGCGGATCGGGCGGTGCCATCGCGATCGCGACGGCGAACCGGGTCTTCATGCTCGAGCACGCGATCTACAGCGTGATCTCGCCGGAGGGGGCGGCCTCGATCCTGTGGCGCGATCCGGCCAAGGCGCAGGACGCGGCGACCAACATGAAGATCACCGCGCAGGACCTGGTGAAGTTCAAGATCGTCGACGGGGTGATTCCGGAGCCGGTCGGGGGCGCCCACCGGGCCCCGGAGGCGGTGATCGACGCCACCGGCCAGGCGATCGCGCAGGCGCTGGAGGGGCTCAAGGACCTGCCTCGCGAGGACATCCGGCGCATGCGCCGGGAGAAGTTCCTGACGCTCGGGCGGACGCTCTGA
- a CDS encoding murein L,D-transpeptidase family protein — protein sequence MVSRKSARLLVLASLALGLGACQEEHGFVASTSGKATRPLRPEMLELMAKKDMRKEDPILIRIYKQDSTLEVWKRDKTGKYAFLKDYKICAWGGTVGPKVKEGDKQSPEGFYTVTPWRMNPNSQYHLSFDVGFPNAFDRAYGRTGAAIMVHGACSSAGCFAMTDGQVEEIYALAREALAGGQPSFQVQSYPFRMTAQNMARNRHNPNYAFWKNLKEGADHFEVTKLEPKVDVCEKRYVFNAQPKDAGSTAFNAVGACPTYEVPAHIEMAVAAKAKADDAETATLVASLDEKDKAAAEVALAKTLEAAKPKAEGAMLASIFRGGVTETASAAPAMTPIAVPIPRAAPNRPAGTAVATAETRSEPGMVDRLFSFGSKSEPENPGRDAIAATGSVAATGSVAATGTAAATGSTPAAGAASPLPSPPVPAAPSAKPAVAAAPTGKPEVQPAPAVSASAVQSAPKTERSFWQKINPFGS from the coding sequence ATGGTGTCTCGGAAGTCCGCTCGCCTCCTCGTCCTCGCGAGCCTCGCGCTCGGGCTCGGTGCCTGCCAGGAAGAGCATGGGTTCGTCGCCAGCACGTCCGGCAAGGCGACGCGTCCGCTTCGCCCGGAAATGCTCGAGCTGATGGCCAAGAAGGACATGCGGAAGGAGGATCCGATCCTCATCCGCATTTACAAGCAGGATTCGACCCTCGAGGTCTGGAAGCGCGACAAGACCGGCAAGTACGCCTTCCTGAAGGACTACAAGATCTGCGCCTGGGGCGGCACGGTCGGACCGAAGGTCAAGGAGGGCGACAAGCAGTCGCCCGAGGGCTTCTACACGGTCACGCCGTGGCGGATGAACCCGAATTCGCAGTACCACCTGTCCTTCGACGTCGGCTTCCCGAACGCCTTCGACCGAGCCTACGGGCGCACGGGCGCCGCCATCATGGTGCACGGCGCCTGCTCGTCGGCCGGCTGCTTCGCCATGACGGACGGCCAGGTCGAGGAGATCTACGCACTCGCCCGCGAGGCGCTCGCCGGCGGACAGCCCTCGTTCCAGGTGCAATCCTATCCGTTCCGCATGACCGCGCAGAACATGGCGCGCAACCGGCACAATCCGAACTACGCCTTCTGGAAGAACCTGAAGGAAGGCGCGGACCACTTCGAGGTGACGAAGCTCGAGCCCAAGGTGGACGTCTGCGAGAAGCGCTACGTCTTCAACGCGCAGCCGAAGGACGCCGGATCGACCGCCTTCAACGCCGTGGGCGCCTGCCCGACCTACGAGGTCCCGGCCCATATCGAGATGGCGGTCGCCGCCAAGGCGAAGGCGGACGACGCCGAGACCGCGACGCTGGTCGCCTCGCTCGACGAGAAGGACAAGGCGGCCGCCGAGGTCGCGCTCGCCAAGACGCTGGAGGCTGCGAAGCCGAAGGCGGAGGGTGCCATGCTGGCTTCGATCTTCCGGGGCGGCGTGACCGAGACCGCGTCTGCGGCGCCGGCCATGACGCCGATCGCGGTGCCGATCCCGCGGGCCGCGCCGAACCGGCCGGCCGGCACGGCGGTGGCGACGGCCGAGACCCGGTCGGAGCCCGGCATGGTCGACCGCCTGTTCAGCTTCGGGTCCAAGTCCGAGCCGGAGAACCCGGGACGCGACGCCATCGCGGCCACCGGCTCTGTGGCGGCCACCGGCTCGGTGGCGGCGACCGGTACTGCTGCGGCGACCGGCTCGACTCCGGCGGCCGGGGCCGCGTCTCCGCTGCCCTCTCCGCCGGTACCGGCCGCCCCGTCGGCCAAGCCCGCGGTCGCGGCGGCTCCCACCGGCAAGCCCGAGGTTCAGCCGGCTCCGGCCGTCTCCGCTTCC